The following are encoded together in the Arthrobacter sp. Y-9 genome:
- a CDS encoding site-2 protease family protein, producing the protein MSSVASRDGLRLGRLWGVPIYLAYSWFIIAAFTVATVGPLLAQQGMGAGAYLAAFTYAVLLLLSVLVHELAHALTARIFGWSSEKIVLNLWGGHTQFTEFKATPWRSVLVAFAGPAANFVLAGLGWIAMAVTHPVGVGDFLLWIFTWTNFVIAIFNVLPGLPLDGGRLVETIVWTATGNREKGTIAAGWTGRILVILIVLYFIVRPYLLGEGLDFKFAVITLLVAGFLWMGASEAIKVARMRGRLPEIRAAQLAEPAQGVPENLSVAQLFSAARPGTAFIVIAPDGSPQSIVDPSAVAAVPADLLPTTPVTAVSVPLAAGAYVPDHAEGKELIDYLSALDGNQYAVVDAHGRVTGLLRQSTIVAALTGRPRGLGRAGSR; encoded by the coding sequence GTGAGTTCTGTGGCGAGCCGGGACGGCCTGCGTCTCGGCAGGCTCTGGGGAGTCCCCATCTACCTGGCCTATTCCTGGTTCATCATCGCGGCGTTCACCGTGGCCACGGTAGGTCCTCTGCTGGCTCAGCAGGGGATGGGCGCAGGCGCGTACCTGGCGGCCTTCACGTACGCCGTGCTCCTGCTCCTCTCCGTGCTGGTCCACGAACTCGCGCATGCGCTCACGGCCAGGATCTTCGGCTGGAGTTCCGAGAAGATCGTGCTCAACCTCTGGGGCGGTCACACGCAGTTCACGGAGTTCAAGGCGACGCCGTGGCGTTCCGTTCTGGTGGCCTTCGCCGGTCCCGCGGCCAACTTCGTCCTGGCGGGTCTCGGCTGGATCGCCATGGCGGTCACCCATCCGGTCGGGGTGGGGGACTTCCTGCTGTGGATCTTCACGTGGACCAACTTCGTCATCGCGATCTTCAACGTCCTGCCCGGCCTGCCGCTGGACGGCGGCCGCCTGGTCGAGACCATTGTCTGGACCGCCACCGGGAACCGCGAGAAGGGCACCATCGCCGCCGGCTGGACCGGCCGCATCCTCGTCATCCTGATCGTGCTCTACTTCATCGTCCGTCCGTACCTGCTGGGGGAGGGCCTGGACTTCAAGTTCGCCGTCATCACCCTCCTGGTGGCCGGATTCCTGTGGATGGGCGCGAGCGAGGCGATCAAGGTGGCCCGCATGCGCGGCCGGCTTCCGGAGATCCGCGCGGCACAGCTGGCCGAGCCGGCGCAGGGCGTCCCGGAGAACCTGTCCGTGGCGCAGCTCTTCTCCGCGGCCCGGCCTGGCACGGCGTTCATCGTCATCGCCCCGGACGGCAGCCCGCAGTCCATCGTCGACCCGTCGGCTGTCGCCGCGGTGCCCGCCGACCTCCTGCCGACGACGCCGGTCACCGCGGTGAGCGTGCCGCTCGCCGCCGGCGCCTACGTGCCGGACCACGCCGAAGGCAAGGAACTCATCGACTACCTCTCCGCGCTGGACGGCAACCAATACGCCGTCGTCGACGCGCACGGCAGAGTGACCGGGCTCCTGCGCCAGTCGACCATCGTGGCGGCCCTGACAGGACGTCCGCGGGGCCTCGGCCGAGCCGGGTCCCGCTGA